CGGATCAGGTGCGACAGGATGGGCTCGTAGGCCTGCTCGCCCGCGTACGACAGGCGCAGCAGCTGGCCGCTGGCCTGCGGCGCCAGGCGCGCCGCCAGGCTGCGCACGCGCGCGAGCACGCCCGCGGGCAGCTCCTGCGGCACGATCTCGTCGATCAGGCTCTTGGTGATGTCCTCGCGCGGGCGCGTGAACACCTCGATCACCGGGCCCATTTCCACGATGCGCCCGGCCTCGATCACGGCCACGCGGTCGGCGATCTGCTTGATGACTTGCATCTGGTGCGTGATCAGGACCACCGTCACGCCGAGCTCGCGGTTCACCTGGCGCAGCAGGTCCAGGATGGAGCGCGTGGTCTCGGGGTCGAGCGCGCTCGTGGCCTCGTCGGACAGCAGCACCTTGGGCCGGCTGGCCAGCGCCCGGGCGATACCCACGCGCTGCTTCTGCCCGCCCGAGATCTGCGCCGGGTAGCGGTCGGCCAGGTGCGACAGGCCCACGAGATCCAGCAAGGGCTGCACGCGCGCGTGGATCTCGGCCTTGTCCATGCCCGCCAGCTCCAGCGGCAGCGCGACGTTGTCCCACACCGTGCGCGAGGACAGC
This region of Alicycliphilus denitrificans K601 genomic DNA includes:
- a CDS encoding methionine ABC transporter ATP-binding protein, with product MIDLRGITQIYQGPQGPVEALRGIDLHVTPGEVFGIIGRSGAGKSSLVRVINLLNRPTKGQVIVDGRDLTRLKDAELRAARREIGMVFQHFNLLSSRTVWDNVALPLELAGMDKAEIHARVQPLLDLVGLSHLADRYPAQISGGQKQRVGIARALASRPKVLLSDEATSALDPETTRSILDLLRQVNRELGVTVVLITHQMQVIKQIADRVAVIEAGRIVEMGPVIEVFTRPREDITKSLIDEIVPQELPAGVLARVRSLAARLAPQASGQLLRLSYAGEQAYEPILSHLIRELGLDLSILHGQIDEIQEQTFGSLAVYASGPMARIGAAIDYLRAQGVVVKTVEVN